Proteins encoded in a region of the Methanobrevibacter millerae genome:
- the cbiM gene encoding cobalt ECF transporter S component CbiM: MHIMEGYLPLFWCIIWFVISIIVVAFGIYQIKKIVDETPESKALIAVSGAFMFVLSSLKLPSVTGSCSHPCGNGLGAALFGPAVTAVLATIVLLFQAILLAHGGLTTLGANIFSMGIVGPFIAWIVYKALTKANISSTIAIFFAAFLGDLLTYVATSFQLALAFPSPNFGTALTNFLIIFAVTQIPLAVGEGILTVIIWDRLKAYKPKLLAKLDALAPNES, translated from the coding sequence ATGCATATTATGGAAGGATATTTACCATTGTTCTGGTGTATTATATGGTTTGTCATATCAATCATCGTTGTAGCATTCGGTATATATCAAATTAAAAAAATAGTAGATGAAACTCCAGAATCTAAGGCATTAATTGCTGTTAGTGGAGCATTCATGTTTGTATTATCATCTTTGAAATTACCTTCTGTTACTGGAAGCTGTTCTCACCCTTGTGGTAACGGATTAGGTGCAGCATTGTTCGGTCCTGCAGTGACCGCAGTTTTAGCAACTATAGTACTTCTTTTCCAAGCTATTTTGCTTGCTCACGGTGGATTAACCACTTTGGGTGCAAACATTTTCTCAATGGGTATTGTTGGTCCATTTATTGCTTGGATTGTATATAAAGCTTTAACAAAAGCAAATATCTCTTCTACTATTGCAATTTTCTTTGCAGCATTCTTAGGAGACTTATTAACTTATGTTGCTACTTCATTCCAATTAGCTTTAGCTTTCCCATCTCCTAACTTTGGTACAGCATTAACCAATTTCTTAATAATCTTTGCTGTAACACAAATTCCATTAGCTGTTGGTGAAGGTATTTTGACTGTAATTATTTGGGATAGATTAAAAGCATACAAACCAAAATTATTAGCTAAACTCGATGCTTTAGCTCCAAATGAATCATAG
- a CDS encoding deoxyhypusine synthase, with protein MDKVNQLNVKKDMKVSELIGQFDQSGVLGSGRVARASNILCDMINDVGMNVFMSLGGPLIPGGLRNIVTDMIKNKHVNLIISSGANITHDMLEAFGGNHYRDEGRDDEDLNADGIGRIADINVGSDDFTIFEREIIKIFEDISSRKSKISIQELLYEVGLLIDDENSFLATAARMKTPVFAPGLIDSMFGLQLWMFTQDHDFTVDAVADMHYLSDFVFDSERIGGILLGGGLTKHYTLASTLLKGGLDSAIQITLDRPEAGSLSGAPLQEAKSWSKAKCGSTLETVIGDVTIIFPLIYASVLDKI; from the coding sequence ATGGATAAAGTTAACCAATTAAATGTAAAAAAAGACATGAAAGTATCTGAATTGATAGGGCAATTTGACCAATCCGGAGTTTTAGGATCTGGCAGAGTAGCAAGAGCCTCTAATATTTTGTGTGACATGATTAATGATGTAGGAATGAATGTTTTTATGAGTTTAGGTGGTCCATTAATACCTGGAGGCCTTAGAAACATAGTAACTGACATGATAAAAAATAAGCATGTTAATCTGATTATTTCAAGTGGGGCAAATATTACTCATGACATGCTGGAAGCATTTGGGGGAAATCATTATCGTGATGAAGGACGTGATGATGAAGACTTAAATGCTGATGGAATTGGAAGAATTGCTGATATAAATGTGGGATCAGATGATTTTACAATATTTGAAAGGGAAATAATTAAGATATTTGAAGATATCTCCTCTCGTAAAAGCAAAATATCCATTCAGGAATTATTGTATGAGGTTGGATTATTGATTGATGATGAAAACTCATTTTTAGCAACTGCAGCTCGCATGAAGACTCCTGTCTTTGCACCTGGTTTGATTGACAGCATGTTTGGTTTGCAGTTATGGATGTTTACACAGGATCATGATTTTACTGTTGATGCTGTAGCGGATATGCATTATCTATCTGATTTTGTTTTTGATAGTGAAAGAATTGGAGGAATACTTTTAGGCGGTGGTTTAACTAAGCATTACACATTGGCTTCAACATTGCTTAAAGGAGGACTTGATTCAGCTATTCAAATAACTTTGGACAGACCGGAGGCAGGCAGTTTAAGCGGAGCTCCTCTGCAGGAAGCGAAATCCTGGTCTAAAGCTAAATGCGGTTCAACTCTGGAAACTGTTATTGGTGATGTTACAATAATATTTCCATTGATTTATGCTTCAGTTTTAGATAAAATTTAG
- the pyrF gene encoding orotidine-5'-phosphate decarboxylase: MNIKNNLILALDVGSESEAIDICEKVKESIDTIKIGYPLALAEGLEIIKKLKDKFGFKVICDFKVADIDATNEKICEETFKAGADAIICHGFVGPDSVQACLDVANKYEKELFLLTEMSHPGAKKFLQPAADEIAKMGIKMGITNYVAPATRLDRLQDIRNIVGEDAYIISPGVGKQGGDGKKTLEISNAIIVGRSIYEAENPKEACENLLK, translated from the coding sequence ATGAACATTAAAAATAACCTAATTTTAGCATTAGATGTTGGAAGCGAATCAGAAGCAATAGACATTTGCGAAAAAGTAAAAGAAAGTATAGACACCATAAAAATTGGTTATCCTCTTGCACTTGCCGAAGGACTTGAAATAATCAAAAAATTAAAAGATAAATTTGGATTTAAAGTAATATGTGACTTTAAAGTAGCAGATATTGATGCGACAAATGAAAAAATCTGTGAAGAAACATTCAAAGCAGGAGCAGATGCTATAATATGTCATGGCTTTGTAGGACCAGACAGTGTACAGGCCTGCCTTGATGTTGCAAACAAATATGAAAAAGAACTGTTTCTTTTAACTGAAATGTCACATCCAGGAGCTAAAAAATTCCTACAACCCGCAGCTGATGAAATAGCCAAAATGGGTATTAAAATGGGAATTACAAACTATGTTGCTCCTGCAACCCGTCTTGATCGTTTACAGGATATTAGAAATATTGTTGGTGAAGATGCATATATCATATCTCCAGGTGTTGGAAAGCAAGGTGGAGACGGCAAAAAAACATTAGAAATTTCAAATGCAATAATTGTTGGAAGAAGTATTTACGAAGCAGAAAATCCAAAAGAAGCATGTGAAAATTTACTAAAATAA
- a CDS encoding DUF5654 family protein has protein sequence MASNVGKLIMETILGLITTAFAFVAGLAWNEAIQALIQQFVGTGSALTSLFTYAIIVTVIAVIVTVILARFAAKMGIELNE, from the coding sequence ATGGCGTCTAATGTAGGTAAATTAATTATGGAAACCATTTTAGGTTTAATTACTACCGCTTTTGCATTCGTAGCAGGTTTAGCATGGAACGAAGCTATTCAAGCATTAATTCAACAATTTGTCGGAACTGGAAGTGCTTTAACCAGCTTATTTACTTATGCAATTATCGTTACCGTTATTGCAGTCATTGTTACTGTAATCTTGGCAAGATTTGCTGCTAAAATGGGTATCGAATTAAACGAATAG
- a CDS encoding CBS domain-containing protein: MLTSVQKEILQTLINLYQSSDGKSIKGEDIAEVMNRNPGTIRNQMQSLRSLGLVKGVPGPRGGYKPTIEAYHSLNISISDKEAKVPIYKNDERLNNISVAKIEFTSVPQPGECEAAIKVLGSIKDLNLGDTIKLGPTPVNNLGIMGEIVGRDDMDNILLVDTTTIRSIPKQTVGDIASKNVISLKIDCDLREAARLFSENGIDGAPVMKNGKVVGVFTVTDLIQAIAEDNDEATVGDLMSTKVIIINENLKIAKAIEILFKKSISRLIIADNDNNLLGIVTRTDLINSITNFEQFPIFTN; the protein is encoded by the coding sequence ATGTTAACCTCAGTACAAAAAGAAATTTTACAAACACTAATAAACTTATATCAGTCTTCTGATGGAAAATCCATAAAGGGAGAAGATATTGCTGAAGTTATGAATAGAAATCCTGGAACAATTCGTAATCAGATGCAATCACTTAGGAGTTTGGGTTTAGTTAAGGGAGTTCCAGGTCCAAGAGGAGGATATAAACCAACAATTGAAGCATATCATTCTTTAAACATATCTATTTCTGATAAGGAAGCAAAGGTTCCTATTTATAAAAATGATGAAAGATTAAATAATATTTCAGTTGCAAAAATAGAATTTACTTCAGTGCCTCAACCGGGTGAATGTGAGGCAGCCATTAAAGTGCTTGGAAGCATTAAGGATTTGAATTTAGGCGATACAATTAAGTTAGGTCCAACACCTGTAAATAATTTGGGAATTATGGGTGAGATTGTTGGAAGAGATGATATGGATAATATATTGCTTGTTGATACAACTACAATAAGAAGTATTCCAAAACAAACTGTTGGTGATATTGCAAGCAAAAATGTAATTTCTCTAAAAATTGATTGTGACCTGAGAGAGGCTGCAAGATTGTTTTCTGAAAATGGAATTGATGGTGCACCAGTCATGAAAAACGGTAAGGTTGTTGGTGTTTTCACTGTTACTGATTTGATTCAGGCAATTGCTGAAGATAATGATGAAGCTACAGTTGGCGATTTGATGTCAACAAAAGTAATTATTATTAATGAAAACTTAAAAATAGCAAAAGCAATTGAAATTCTATTTAAAAAATCTATTTCAAGATTAATAATAGCAGATAATGATAATAACCTGCTTGGAATTGTAACAAGAACAGACTTAATAAATTCAATAACTAATTTTGAACAATTCCCAATTTTTACTAATTAG